One genomic segment of Verrucomicrobiota bacterium includes these proteins:
- a CDS encoding hydrolase, translating to MDYTKLFTAEDTAVVFIDHQPQMTFGVANIDRQTLINNTVLLAKCAKEYGVPAILTAVETEGFSGYIWPELMDVFPDQQPIERTSMNSWDDIGFRKAIEATGKKNIIMTGLWTEVCTAWATVSMIGAGYNIYVVEDCCGATSVAAHDAALSRMVQAGAVRLTTIAALLEWQRDWANHDHYDVLMGILKKHAGAYGAGAEYAGTMVHKLPQAASNAHVVTPSEGSVH from the coding sequence ATGGACTACACAAAGCTGTTCACCGCTGAAGACACCGCTGTCGTCTTCATTGATCATCAACCACAGATGACATTTGGGGTCGCGAACATTGACCGCCAAACTCTCATCAACAACACAGTTCTGCTTGCCAAGTGCGCCAAGGAATACGGGGTCCCCGCAATCCTTACCGCTGTCGAGACCGAAGGTTTTAGTGGATACATATGGCCAGAGCTCATGGACGTTTTCCCTGATCAGCAGCCTATTGAACGAACCAGTATGAACTCCTGGGACGACATTGGTTTCCGTAAGGCGATTGAGGCTACCGGAAAGAAAAACATCATCATGACAGGTCTCTGGACAGAAGTGTGCACAGCCTGGGCGACTGTCTCGATGATTGGCGCCGGCTACAACATCTACGTCGTGGAGGATTGTTGCGGAGCCACTTCGGTGGCGGCTCACGATGCTGCTCTCAGCCGAATGGTCCAAGCAGGTGCGGTTCGCCTGACCACAATCGCGGCTCTTCTCGAGTGGCAACGCGATTGGGCAAATCACGATCACTACGACGTGCTCATGGGCATCCTTAAGAAGCACGCGGGTGCTTACGGCGCAGGGGCAGAGTATGCCGGAACGATGGTTCACAAACTACCACAGGCGGCAAGCAACGCACACGTCGTAACACCATCCGAAGGTTCGGTGCACTAA